Proteins encoded by one window of Ictidomys tridecemlineatus isolate mIctTri1 chromosome 7, mIctTri1.hap1, whole genome shotgun sequence:
- the Rpl8 gene encoding large ribosomal subunit protein uL2 — MGRVIRGQRKGAGSVFRAHVKHRKGAARLRAVDFAERHGYIKGIVKDIIHDPGRGAPLAKVVFRDPYRFKKRTELFIAAEGIHTGQFVYCGKKAQLNIGNVLPVGTMPEGTIVCCLEEKPGDRGKLARASGNYATVISHNPETKKTRVKLPSGSKKVISSANRAVVGVVAGGGRIDKPILKAGRAYHKYKAKRNCWPRVRGVAMNPVEHPFGGGNHQHIGKPSTIRRDAPAGRKVGLIAARRTGRLRGTKTVQEKEN; from the exons ATGGGCCGAGTGATTCGTGGACAGAGAAAGGGTGCCGGGTCCGTGTTCCGCGCGCACGTGAAACACCGCAAGGGCGCCGCACGTTTGCGCGCAGTGGACTTCGCAGAGCGACACGGTTACATCAAAGGCATCGTGAAG GACATTATCCACGACCCGGGCCGCGGCGCGCCCCTCGCCAAGGTCGTCTTCCGGGATCCGTACCGGTTTAAAAAGCGGACGGAGCTGTTCATCGCCGCCGAGGGCATCCACACAGGCCAGTTCGTGTACTGCGGAAAGAAGG CCCAGCTCAATATTGGCaatgttctccctgtgggaaccaTGCCTGAGGGTACGATTGTGTGTTGCCTGGAGGAGAAGCCTGGGGACCGGGGCAAGCTGGCCCGAGCCTCCGGTAACTATGCCACGGTCATCTCTCACAATCCTGAGACCAAGAAGACTCGTGTGAAGCTGCCCTCTGGCTCCAAAAAGGTCATTTCCTCGGCCAACAGAGCTGTTGTCG gtGTGGTGGCTGGAGGTGGCAGAATTGACAAACCTATCTTGAAAGCTGGTCGTGCCTACCACAAGTATAAGGCAAAGAGGAACTGCTGGCCTCGTGTACGGGGTGTGGCCATGAAC CCTGTAGAACATCCCTTCGGAGGAGGTAACCACCAGCATATTGGCAAACCCTCCACCATCCGCCGAGATGCTCCTGCTGGCCGCAAAGTGGGTCTCATTGCTGCCCGCCGGACTGGGCGACTCCGTGGAACCAAGACCGTGCAGGAAAAAGAGAACTAG